TCTTCCGGCGAGATGGCGTGAAATTCGGCACTTGCGAGTTCGATCCCGTCGTCGATGGTCACCTGTGGGGGAAAGTGCTGAGAGTAAACCCGCCGGACCGGCGTGCTATCGAGTTCTTCGAGCAAGTGTTCGACCGCGAGTTTCCCGACGTGGCCGACGCCGGGTAGCCCTTCGATCAGCACCGGCGACTCCAGATCTACCGCTTCGAGTGTCTCGATTTCGTACTCGTCCATACGGTCTATTCCCGATTGGCGCGCTTAAGTGCGCGTCGATACTCGCCGTACGGATCTTCCGGAGAGAAGGGTGCAGGAGCAGTGTTTTCGGTCGGTGCTCCACATTCGGGGCAGGAATCGGCCAGCGTGTACACCGGGCGTTCGTGGCGATCGCTCCAGACCGCACACACCCGGATGTCGGCTTTCATTCCTCGTCGGTATTGCGCTCGCGGTGGAAGTGGCCGGTGCCACCGTAGTCGGCGATCGTGTCGGCGGCCCGCTGTGCGCTGTCTTCGAGGGCCGTCTCGGCGGTCTTGTAGTCCGGGGCCTGGACCTCGATGCGGTACTCGGGCGCACCGACGTAGGTCACGTCGAGGTCGATCTCCTCGGACACGTCTCCGTCCCCTTCGGCCGCCTGCAAGGCCTCTTTGACTCCATCGACGCCGTCTTTGTCAGGACAGGTCAGGTCGACGTAGCCGGTGACTTTGACGTACGGCACCGAGACGTTCTCGCGAGCCGTCTGGACGATCGCTTCGATATCTTCCTCGTCGAGGTCGGTGTCTTCGAGCGCTTCCGTGCCGTGGATGGCGGCCTGCTCGAAGCCGTCGTACATCGAGCCGAACCCAGAGAGGAGTTCCTCGGCGATGGCACCGTACGTGTCGTCTTCGATGTCCTCGCCGAAGGCGATTGTCATCCAGTTGTCTGCCTTCTGTTCGTTTTTCCACTCCTGGATCTTCTCTTTGCGCTGGTGATCGTTGACGTCCTTGATCGAGAGATCGATCTGCTGGGCGTCCCGATCGACATCGAGGACCTTCGCGACGACGGTCTGGCCTTCGTTGACGTGGTCGCGAACGTTTTTGATCCATCCGGAGGCGACCTCGCTGATGTGGGCCAGCCCGCGCTTGTCGTCATACTCCTGGAGGTCGACAAAGACACCGAAGTCCTCGATCTCGTCGACGCGACCGACGACGAGTTCGCCTGGATCGGGCCAGCCACTGAACTTCATCGTTGCTCGACGGCTTCGATCACGTCGCCTTCGATTGCAGCCTTGCCACCAGTCGGGCGGACCAGCGTGTGTCCACAAACCGCACACGCGATCTCGCTTGCGGCCTTGCCGAAGACGACCTGTTCGTTCTCACAATCCGGACAGCGGACGCTGTAGAAGTTCCCCGCCATTGTTATTCCTGGAACTCCAGTCGACCGGCGCGCCATCCTTCACGGAGGTGGGCGTTGCCACACTCCGCACAGCGGTAGGTCAGGTTGGTCTTTTTGGTCGGCTTGTCGCCACCGGGGACCTTCGAGAATTTGCCGCTGTTCCCGATACCCGATTGGCGCTCGCGCTGTCGACCGTTGACTTTCGTCATTCCCGTGGCCCGGCCCTGACGGACTTTCTCAACCTCGTGTTCGTGGTGTTCGTTGCAGTTGGGACAATAGGTGTTAAACCGGCGTGGCATCTCCATGATATCGACCTTGCGGGTGGATTGGTCAGCCCCGCTTAAAACCCGTTTGGTTCCGAAGCGCCACAGCCGTGGGACGTGGGCCGTTCACACACCAGATCCGTCCCATTGCTCTGGCCACATTGTGGCCTCCGAAGCGCTTAATGCTGTCATGGGCGAAGTCCGGCCAACTGTATGATGCGACTTATCGTCCGTGGCGATCCCGGGATCCGAAAGGGTGCAACTATCGAATACGACGGCGAGCAGTACGTCTGTTTCGGGATCACTCGCCAGGGTGACTGGCACGGGCCGGATCGCCCACAACTGTGGTGTACGATCGGCACGGAAGACGAACAAGAGGACTTCGAACTGCGGAATTTCATCCCGATGCACTTAGCGACCGAAAGTACCGACGCCGAGGCGATCACGGTCCTCGAAGCGGCCTGAGTCTCGTTTTACGACGGCGATCCGTCCAGCGCTGCCTGATCGACCCGATAGAGCGTCACGTCTCCGAACCGCTCTTCGACGGTGACTGCATCCAACTCCTGGATCGTCGTGTCGGAGTACGCTTCACGTTCGAGCGGACCGACGTAGATCAGCTCGACGTCGTAGGCCGCGAGGAGTGACCGCTGGCGGGCGGGCGGACCAGTGAATATCGTTTCGACGTCGCCGACCCGATCCCAGTAGGCGTCAGTCCCGCGATAGCCGACCTCGTGGACCCAGCCCGCGAGCGTCGGCACACCGGTCAGGCTCGACGGTGCGTTGACCCACTGGTAGATATTTGTTCCGGGCTTCGTAACCATGTTCGGCTGCCCCTCGACGTTCTCATCTATCCACTGGATCGCGTCGTACTCGTTGGGATGGTACGTTTCGGCGAACGCGAGCGCGTCGAGTGTCGGGTCGTCAGTCTGGGCGTACCCACCATCCGCCCGGAAGTGGTTCGCCATAGCCAGGCCACCGTATATCGATGTCGACACCAACAAGATGGCCGCCAGGACGCTGAAACCACGTCGCCAACGCGGTCCATCGAAGCCAAGTGATGGGCGTCGATCGGCGAACAGCCCGACCAGTGCAACTCCCATGGCCGTCGCCAGGAGTACCCAGATCTGCATGTAGGTTTTGAAGACGGTGTTCATTCGGCCCGGCCCGGCCTGTTCTTTGACGTAGACGAACTCGACGAGCAGCGCCAGCCCGATCCCACCGAGAATCAGGACCGTCTCGAATCCGGGCGTCGGCAACTCGTCGTACTCGCCGAGTCGTCTGAGTAGCCACCCGACGATCAGCAGGGGCACGAACAGCGCGACGGCTGCAGCATCGACGACCACCGAAAGGATGACGATCATGCCCACCAGCCCTACTGCCCGGAGCGGTCGACGGAGCTGTGGTCTCGCGTAGCGAGCGTAATACAGCGCGAAAACTGCCAGGAACGCCCCGTGGACGATCACGAGGACGCCCAGCCCACTGCGCTCCGGGAGCCAGCCGATCCCGCGCTGGCCACTGGCTGCCTGTAGCCAGAAGGGCAGGGATACCACGCCCCCGATCGCCAGCACGCCGACGCCGGTGATGACCGCGAGGGTGTGTCGAGTGAGTTCATCTCGGACCCAGCCACCGGCGTCGGTCAGCTTCTTCGCCCGTGTGGGGAGCAACGACGTCGGGCTGGCCGGCGCGAGGGCAACTGTCAGCACAGTCAAGCCGCCGATCGAGGGGAACGACCACGTGTTCACGACGGCGAGCATCGCTGCCAGTGGCCCAAGCGCTCCGAGTAGTCCGAGCCGACGACCCCGGGACTCGGCGGGCGTCCGGTAGTAGCCGTACAGTATCGTCGCGCCTAGCAACAGGAAGGGCGTACTCATCATGTGGGCGTGCATGTCGCCGTTGAGCCAGCCGAACAGCGGGAACTCGTTGATCGTCCCTGGGATGATGCGACTCGCCGTCCAGTAGTTGAACTCGCTGAGACTGATCGCCACGCCCCGCAGTTCGAACCCGAGTATCCCAGCGACCGCCTCCGAGATCGCTCCTGGCAATACCAGGAGGATCAGCTTCGCGGGAACGAGCAGGTTACTCGCAAAGCCGACGAAAAGCGCCGACGCGCCGCCGGCGAGACGTGCGGGGTAGCCCCGATGTGCAGCGATAGACTTCCCCAGTCCGTAGGCTGCCGTGACCACCATCGCGTAGAAGCCCGCGTGTGCGAGATTGTATGCAAATCGCGCCGAGGTGTTGGTCAGCCGCGCCAGCAACGACGCCACCAGATGCCCGCCGTAGTAGTACTGCACCGACTCGCCTGCGAACCACATGTCTTCCGGTGGGAGCGTGTTCGCCCGCAGCAGCGACTGGAGTAGCCCGAAATCCAGGAACTTCTCGCCACCGCCGGGATGAACGGCTGGGTCGACTGCTCTGACCGCCACCATGAACAGAAATGCGACGGTGAACACAGCCGCCGTTTCGAGATATATCGAGCGGTCGATCTCGGAGCCACGCAGACGGGCGACGATAGCGAGCCCACCCAACACGGCGATCCCAGCCAACAGCCCAGTGTCGATCGACACACGCCCGAGTACGTAGGTCACGATCCAGACGATCGCAATCGCCGCTGGGATCGCAACGCCGGCACCGCGATCGTCGAGGCGCGACAACACCGCACCAGTGATCGACATACCGATAGCGAGCAGTCCCAGATAGGCGACCAGCCAGACGACGACGGACCCGAATTCCATCACACGCGACAACGAGGAAGTTCCCTAAACGTCTTGTGAAGTCCCCGCCGAGTGTGGTCGGGAATTCGAACTGTTTTTACTCGTTCCCGTGAACGCACAGTCAATGAGTCGGTCCGTCGGACTCGTCGTGCCGGCCTATCGCCCTGACGTCCCTGCCCTCGAATCGTACGTGGCCGCCATCCGTTCTGAGGTCGATCTCGCGACTGTGCGTATCGAGATCGACGACCCGCGCGAGGAGACGATCGAGCAGCTTGACGCCCTCGACGTCAGTGTCAACGCCGTCCCGTACCGACGCGGGAAGGGTGCGGCAATCACCACGGGGTTCGAAGCCCTCGAAACGGATGTCTTCGCCTTCGCCGACGCCGACGGGTCGACGCCTGCTGAGTCGCTCGCAGCCGTCATCGAACCGGTGGCGGCTGATCAGGTCGACCTTGCGGCTGGATCGCGCCGCCATCCTGAAGCCACTATCCAGTCACATCAGACGTTCGCCCGGCGCTTTCTCGGCGATGGGTTCGCGTGGTTCGCTCGTCGAATGCTCGATGCCGAACTCCACGATTACCAGTGTGGGGCCAAGGCACTCTCAGCCTCGGCGTGGGCAGACGTTCGGGGCCATCTCTTCGAGCCTGGCTTTGCCTGGGATGTCGAACTGGTGGCGATCGCTGGTGCATTAGACCTCCGCATCGCGGAAGTGCCGATCACTTGGGAGGACAAGCCCGGATCGACAGTCTCGCCTGTTCGGACATCGCTCGATCTAGCTGGGGCCGTCTTCGCGGCTAGACATCGCGCCAAGCGGCTCAGAGACAGTCGTCTGCACCAGATGATCGCCTCACAGCGAAGTGACGCAACCGCACTCATCGACCGGGAGAGTCAATGACTGACGCTGATTCGCGATTCGGTCGGCACGTCGCATCGCTCCTTTCGGGGGCTCGGTTCGGAAAATTCGTTTCAGTCGGCGTGATCGGGGCGATCAGCGACAACACTGTCCTGGCCATCCTCGGGCTCGGCTTTGCAGTCCCCGAGATGTGGGCCAAGGCAGCAGGAATCGAAACGGCCATCCTCGTTATGTTCGCGGTCAACGAGCGCTGGACGTTCGCCACCGAAGGGACCTCGGGAACGCGAGCGCTTCTCGGGCGCCTCGTGCGATCTCATCTGGTTCGGTCCGGTGGCGTCGCCGTCCAGTTGAGCATCTACTGGGTGTTGACACAGCATCTCGCAGTGACGTTGTACGTCTTCGGGACGGACCTGTGGTTCCTCGCTGCGAGTCCGATCGCCATCGCCGTTGCGATGGTCGTCAATTACGTTTTCGAGAGCCTGTTCACTTGGCAAGTCCACCGTGACGGGGAGGTTGCCGAGCACGGGAAGAAGTAACGGACGGCATCCGAATCACAACCCTTAATGCTCGACCGGGAATACCAAAAGATAGCGGGATGGGATAGCCAGGAGATTCCGGCGGGCTCATAACCCGCAGATCGGTAGTTCAAATCTACCTCCCGCTATACTTTTGCCGCTCACAAACTCGTGGGCGACGAATATTTCATGGAGTCGATTTGAAGTAGACGACGAGAAAGCGAAGCGACCGCCGTTCGGGCAGTTCAGATCGACCGCCCGCTATTTTCTGTCCCGCACAACATCGTGAGCGACGAGGGGGGTTGCGTCCAGGCTGTGCGAGTCGACCGGGACTAACGGTTCAGGTCGGTAGTGCAGGTACCGATCGGTCCCCTTCGAACGAAACGGTAGGAGTCTTATCCGTCGCCGTTCTCGTCGATGACGACGACTTCCATGTCTTCGACGTCGACGTTGATGAGCGTCTTGACGTCGAGGTCCGAATCTGCAACCTTGTTTTCGCCACCGACTTTCTTGATGACGGCAACGATGTCGACGATATCGGCACCGATCTCTTCGAGCGCGCCGGTAATGCCGACGAGCGTGCCGCCAGTCGAGAGCACGTCGTCGAGAACGAGCACCTTGTCGCCCTCGTAGACGTCGTTGACGTACATCTCGCTCTCGGAGTAGCCGGTGACCTGCTGTAGGGAGACCTCTCCCTCGAGGCCATATTGGCGCTTGCGGATGACTACGAGCGGGATGTCAGTCATCAGCGAGACAGCCGTCGAGATGTGGATGCCCATCGCTGCGGGCGTGACGATCTTGTCGACGTCTTCGAGTTCGGCCTTCCGGATGATCCGGATGACGATTTCCCGAAGGAGTTCGGGCCGAAGCATCGGGACGCCATCACTGATCGGGTGGATGAAGTACTGGTACTCTCCTTTCTCGATGACCGGAGCGTCGAGCAACGACTGCTTGAGCCGATCCATGCTGGCGATACTGTACCCGCAATTAAAAGTACCACGTAATCAATCGAGATTTCCGAAGCGTGGGAACGAGACCTTTGACCGCGGCCAGACCAACCGACGGATCGCGATTAGAGCAACGCCACGACTACTAATCCGAGCGTAACGAGTCCTGCCAACACGAGAATGCCGATTCCGATTCCTGCACGTAGGTAGATCCGCGCCGGGGGTTCCTGGCCACGCCAGTTGTCGCTTACTGCCCCCGCAGGCAGCGTCCGCGCAGCGCGGTGGACAAACACGTCGGGGTTGCGAGCGGTCCACATCGCCGTCTCGGCGGTCCGGACGACGAGGCGATCGACCGCGGCGTAGGTTTCAGTGACGCCCACGACAAGGGCACGGATGCCGTAGAATGTGCCGGGGTTGTACAGCGCGTCGATATCCGGGACGGCCCCGCCGACTTTTTCCAGAGGCTTCTTCAGGACGATGAAGCCCACGACGCCGGCCACGGCGAGCGCGACGCCTTCGACGATGTGATCGACTGTGTAGGTCTGATAGACGTGTGAGACGACGTCACCGTCTGTCACGTCGAAGGGCAGCAGGGCGAACAGTGCACCGTCGAAGACACCGAAGAAGACACACAACGCGGCGACGACGACCATCGCGGCGCTCTGACCGAGGTTGGCATCGGCAACGGGGCCGTCGTACTCACCGTGCAAGAATGCGTAGTAGCCAAACTTGATGAAGGATAGGAACGTACCGATCCCGCCCAACAGGAGGAGCCACTCGAGGGTGTGGAAGTCGCCGAATGCGAGTGGTCCCGCCGGGAAGTCGTAGTGACTGCCAGAGATAATCATCCCTTTGCTGACGAACCCGTTGAACAGGGGGAACCCGGCGATCGACAACGCGGCGACGGTGAAGGCGACGGCGGTCAGGGGCATCTCCTTGCCCAGTCCGCCCAGCTTCTTGAGGTTCTCGCGGCCGGTCCGGTAGATTACGACGCCGGCAGTCATGAACAGCAGGCCCTTATAGAGGATGTGGTTGAAGACGTGGGCGAACGCCCCAGCCTGGGCCAGGGCCGTCCCGATGCCGACGCCGGCAACCATGTAGCCGACCTGCGATTGGATGTGATAGGACAGCAGTCGGCGCATGTCGTTTTGCAGTAGGGCCATCCCGGCCCCGAAGACGGCCATCACGCCGCCCATGTAGGCGATCGCGAGTTCGCCCTCGGGGAACGCGCGGTACATGCCGTAGACGCCAGTCTTGGTCGTGTAGACACACAGGAAGACGCTGGCGGCGACGTGCGGGCGCGGGTAGGTATCGGGCAGCCAGGCGTGCAGACCGACGAACCCGACGTTGACGCCGATGCCCAGTGCTGCCAGTGCGGCCGGGAGCCCGGCGGTGATGCCCGCGGTCTCGGGACCGCCCGGGACGGCGGCGAACAGGAAGGTTCCGGTCTCGACGAAGTGCCAGACGATGGCGGCCATGAACAGGCTACCGCCCAGGCCATGCAGGAGAGCGTATCGGAAGCCTGCCCGGACGGCCCGGCCGCCGTAGTCCCAGACCAGCAGCGTGCTCGTGATGGCCATCAACTCCCAGAAAAACAGCAGCGTGAGCCAGTCGCCCGCGAAGACCGCCCCGAGGCTCGTCGCGACGTAGGAAAGCGCGAAGGCGGTCTGGCGGGTCTCGGCGTCGCTGGCCCAGGAATACAGCACGGCGACGGTCCCGATAAATCCGAAGATCAGGCCCATCAGCCGGGAGAACGAATCGACGTGCAACAGGACGGCCTCAAAGCCCAGGAACGGGACCTGGTAGTAGGTCCCTGCGGGCACGAGCCAGGCCCAGCCAGTGACGGCGGCGGTCGCGAGCGCACCGAGAGCGTGACCCGTCCGTCTACCTAGCCACGGGACGATCAGCGCGACGGCGAACACCACAACTCCCGGGACGACAGCATCCAGCATCAGACCAGCACCCCCGTGGCAGCCTCAACGATGTCGACGACGAGTTCGAGGAAGACCGCCTGTGAAGGGACGATCCCGAGGATGACGGCCCCGGTGGCCACCCCCAGAATCGGCCCGAGCATGAACCACGTCGTCTCGGTCATCGGCGTGCGGCGCTCCCAGCCGCCTTCCGGCGGGCCGCCGTGGTGGCCGTCGGCGACGTGATCGACGTGTTCGGGGTGCTCGTCGGCGTCAGATACGTCCTCGACGTGCTCCCCTTCGATCTTCTCACCCCCGCCGTCTGCGACCTGCCCGCCGTCAGCCACTGCCCGCCCGCCCAGCGGGTTCTCGATCAGGGGCTTGGTCCCAACGGCGTCCTCGCTCTCGAAGAAGGCCTGGTAGACGATCGGCCAGAAGTACGCGATGTTGAGCACGCCCGAGACCAGCAACGCCAGCGCGAACACGACCTGATCGGCCTGGAGACTGCCGATCAGGAGGTACCACTTGCTGACGAACCCGGCCAGCAGGGGGATCCCGGCCATGCCCAGCGCGGCAACGCCGAAGGCGGCCATCGTCGCGGGCATGCGCTTGCCGATGCCGGCCATCTCGCTGATATCGTCAGTGTGGGTCTCGACGTGGATCGCGCCCGCACAGAAGAACAGTGTGAGCTTCATGAATGCGTGAGCAGGGATGTGTAGCAGTCCGCCGACCAGAGCGTAGGGGCCGAGCACGCCCAGCCCGAGAACGATGTATGACAGCTGGCTGATCGTCGAATAGGCCAGCCGGCGCTTGAGGTTGTCCTGGCGGAGCGCGATCACGCTCGCCGTGAGCAAGGTAAAGGCTGCGACGGCTGCGAGCACGACGCCAACGCCCAGATCCGCGACGGCCTCGGGGCCAAAGACATCCAGCACGACCCGGGCGATGCCAAAGACACCGCTCTTGACGACGGCGACAGCGTGTAACAGTCCGGAGACGGGCGTCGGCGCGACCATGGCGTCGGGCAGCCAGGAGTGAATCGGCATCAGCGCCGCCTTGACGCCGAAGCCGGTCGCAAGCAGTGCAAAGGCCACCCGCGCGAGCGCCGGGTCCGCTGCGATATCGGCGATCCCGCCCGCGGTGAAGGCGACGGTGCCGGTCATCGTGTAGACCAGCACTGTCCCAGCCAGGGCGGCGACGCCCCCACCGAAGGTGTAGGCGAGATACTTCCGGCCAGCCGCCCGTGCCTCGCTCGTCTCGTCGTGGGTGACTAAGGGGTAAGTCATCACCGTCAGCAACTCATAGAAGACGTACAGGACCACCAGGTTCGGGGCGAAGGCGACCCCGACGGCCGCCGAGAGGCTGCCCGCGAAGGAAGCGAAGTACCGCGTCTGGGCGTGTTCCTCGAGGCCACGCATGTAGCCGATACTGTAGAAACTCGTCGCGATCCAGAGCATGCTCGCGAGTAGCGCAAAGAGCACACCCAGCGCGTCCGCCCGGAGGGCGAACTCGATCCCGGGAACGATTTCGCCGAGGTTCGTCACGTACGTGTCGCCGGCGAGGACGCCCGGGACCATGCTCCCGATCAGTCCGAACTTGAGCACGGCGACGAGGATCGTCCAGGATTCCCGGACGTTGGGTCGTTTCCCGGACGCCAAGATTACGAGTGCTCCGAGTGCCGATACGAGGACGGCCGCAAGCGGTCGCAACGAGAGTATCTCGGTCATGCAGGTCCCTCCATTGTCGTCATACGATCACCCTCTCGAGCGTCGGTTCGAGCAGCGATTCGAAGATCGGTCCGGCGAACCCGAGCGCGACGGCCAGAATGGCCGCCAGAACGACGACGCCGATCATACCGAGCGAGACCGGGCGGTCGTCGGCCGATTCGACGCCGCCGTCGGCAGCGACGTCGGTGTCCTCAGCAACGGCTGCCTCCGCGGTGTCTTCGAGGGGCTCGGCGACGAACATCCGTTCGAGCAGGCGGCCGAAGTACGCGAGCGTCAACAGTGCGCTGGAGACGAGGACCGGGGCGACGACCCAGGCCCCGCCCTCGACCGCGCCGAGGACGATGTTCCACTTCCCGAGGAACCCGACCGTCGGTGGGACGCCGACCATCGCGATGGCCAGGACGGCAAAGGCCACCGCAGGGACGGGCGCCCGCCGAGCCAGTCCGCGGTACCCGTCGACGGTCCGTGCACCGGTCGACAGTGCGATCACGCCGGCAGCGAGGAACAGCCCCCCCTTCATGATCGCGTGACCGACGAGGTGGATCGTCCCGCCCAGAACCGCGGTCTCGTTGGCGATCGCGAACGCGGCGATCACCAGCCCGAACTGCGAGACCGAGGAGTACGCGAGCATGCGCTTGACCTCCGTCTGCATCACCGCCAGGGCGCTGCCAGCGATCACGCTGAGTGCGGCGATCCAGACGACGGCAGTCTGGAGGATCGGGTTCGCTGCGAGGAACTCGACGGTAAAGACCGTGAGGATCGTCCGCGCGAGTGCGTAGGCCGACACTGTCGAGACCAGCGCCGCGACGTACGCGGAGACGCTGTCCGGGGCGAACCTGTAGGCGTCAGGTTGCCAGACGTGCAGCGGATAGATCGCGGTCTTGACCGCCAGGCCGCCGACCATCAACACGAACGCCGCCTGGACGAGCGTCGCGTCGTAGCCGACAGCGGCCAGCTGGTCGGCGAGGTCGATCATGTTCAGGGTCCCCGTCGCGATGAACGCGTAGCCGACCCCGAGCAGGTAGATCGACGCACCGACTGTCCCGATGATGAGGTACTTCAGCGCGGCGACGGCCGCCCGACCGGACTCCCCGCTCGCGATCAGTGCGTAGGTAGCCAGGCCGGTGATCTCTAAGAAGACGTAGAGGTTGAACGCGTCGCCGGTCAGGGCCATTCCGGAGAGTCCTGCCAGCAATAGCAGGTACTCGGCGTAGAAGGCCGACGAACGCGGCCCGGCCCGGCGAGCGTAGACGAGCACACCAGCAGCGACAACCGCGACCAGCAGTGCCACGATCGCCGAGAGGCCGTCGACGACGAGTTCGATGCCCGCGGGCGGGGCGAACCCGGCGAGTTCGTACCGGATGCGTCCACCGGTCGCGACAAGCCAGGCCAGGGTCGCTGTGACGGCGACCTGTCCGATGGCGACGACGGCGGCGATCGGCCAGCCGACCCGATCGAAGCGGATCCCGACCGCGATAGCCAGCGCCGCCCCGACGATCGGGAGCGCGACCGGCAGCACAGCGAGATCACTCATTGGCCAGTACCTCCCGGAGGGTGTCTTCCTCCAAGGTCCCGTACTCCCGATAGATCCGGACGATCAACGAGAGTGCGACGGCTGTCAGGCTCACACCGACGACGATCGCCGTCAGAATGAGGACGTGCGGAAGCGGACTGACGTAGGTCGCCTCCGCGCCGCCGTGGCCGACGATCGCCGGCACGCCATCCTCGACGTAGGCCGAAGAGATGAAAAACAGGAAGATGCCCGTCTGAAAGATGTTCATCCCGATGACCTTCTTGACGAGGTTCGGCGACCGGATCATCACGTAGACCCCGATCGCGAGCAACACGACCATCGCCACGTACCCGTACCGGGCGAGTAATGCGTCGATCATGCCTCATCGACCTCCTCGGAGACGCCTGCAGCGAGCAGGAAGAACAACGACGTGATCACGCCTGCGACGGTCGCACCGATCCCGAGTTCGACGAGTTCGATCCCGTACTTGCTGGCGTGATGGATGCCGTAGACGGGATACTCGAGAAAGCTACCGCCGAGAACGATCGCACCGAGTCCGACGACGGCGAAGACGACGACGCCGGTGACGGCCGCGATCGCGAGCAGCGAGGACCCGAGCCACTCGCGGGTCGGTTCGATTCCGTAGGCAAAGGCGAGCATGAGGATCACTGCGCCGGCGATCACGCCGCCCTGGAACCCCCCGCCAGCGGATTCGGCACCGTGGAACATCACGAACAGGCCAAAGGCGAGGACGAACGGGGCGACGACTCTGACGGTCGTCATGATGATCGGACTCTCGACGTACGTCGAGGGCGTTTCCTCACTACTCATGCAAACACCTCCCGTTTGAGGACGACCAGCAGTGCTGTCCCGGCGGCGAAGACGACGACCACCTCGCCGAA
The sequence above is drawn from the Halorhabdus sp. CBA1104 genome and encodes:
- a CDS encoding cation:proton antiporter, which produces MTEILSLRPLAAVLVSALGALVILASGKRPNVRESWTILVAVLKFGLIGSMVPGVLAGDTYVTNLGEIVPGIEFALRADALGVLFALLASMLWIATSFYSIGYMRGLEEHAQTRYFASFAGSLSAAVGVAFAPNLVVLYVFYELLTVMTYPLVTHDETSEARAAGRKYLAYTFGGGVAALAGTVLVYTMTGTVAFTAGGIADIAADPALARVAFALLATGFGVKAALMPIHSWLPDAMVAPTPVSGLLHAVAVVKSGVFGIARVVLDVFGPEAVADLGVGVVLAAVAAFTLLTASVIALRQDNLKRRLAYSTISQLSYIVLGLGVLGPYALVGGLLHIPAHAFMKLTLFFCAGAIHVETHTDDISEMAGIGKRMPATMAAFGVAALGMAGIPLLAGFVSKWYLLIGSLQADQVVFALALLVSGVLNIAYFWPIVYQAFFESEDAVGTKPLIENPLGGRAVADGGQVADGGGEKIEGEHVEDVSDADEHPEHVDHVADGHHGGPPEGGWERRTPMTETTWFMLGPILGVATGAVILGIVPSQAVFLELVVDIVEAATGVLV
- a CDS encoding monovalent cation/H+ antiporter subunit D family protein; its protein translation is MSDLAVLPVALPIVGAALAIAVGIRFDRVGWPIAAVVAIGQVAVTATLAWLVATGGRIRYELAGFAPPAGIELVVDGLSAIVALLVAVVAAGVLVYARRAGPRSSAFYAEYLLLLAGLSGMALTGDAFNLYVFLEITGLATYALIASGESGRAAVAALKYLIIGTVGASIYLLGVGYAFIATGTLNMIDLADQLAAVGYDATLVQAAFVLMVGGLAVKTAIYPLHVWQPDAYRFAPDSVSAYVAALVSTVSAYALARTILTVFTVEFLAANPILQTAVVWIAALSVIAGSALAVMQTEVKRMLAYSSVSQFGLVIAAFAIANETAVLGGTIHLVGHAIMKGGLFLAAGVIALSTGARTVDGYRGLARRAPVPAVAFAVLAIAMVGVPPTVGFLGKWNIVLGAVEGGAWVVAPVLVSSALLTLAYFGRLLERMFVAEPLEDTAEAAVAEDTDVAADGGVESADDRPVSLGMIGVVVLAAILAVALGFAGPIFESLLEPTLERVIV
- a CDS encoding cation:proton antiporter subunit C yields the protein MIDALLARYGYVAMVVLLAIGVYVMIRSPNLVKKVIGMNIFQTGIFLFFISSAYVEDGVPAIVGHGGAEATYVSPLPHVLILTAIVVGVSLTAVALSLIVRIYREYGTLEEDTLREVLANE
- a CDS encoding MnhB domain-containing protein → MSSEETPSTYVESPIIMTTVRVVAPFVLAFGLFVMFHGAESAGGGFQGGVIAGAVILMLAFAYGIEPTREWLGSSLLAIAAVTGVVVFAVVGLGAIVLGGSFLEYPVYGIHHASKYGIELVELGIGATVAGVITSLFFLLAAGVSEEVDEA